CGATGATGCTCGTGGAGGTGGGGAAGAGTTGATTGTCCATGGCACGCACTTTTTCGATCTCATGGTCGATCTGGCGGGTCCACCGCGCTGGGTGAGTGCGCATCTCGCGATGGGGGAGCGTGACGTAACCCTCGCAGACAAGCGCGAAGGCCGCGAACCCATCGGCCCCATTGCGGGAGACTCCTGCGCAGTGATGATTGGCTTTGAGCACGGGGTGCGTGGATTCTGGAATTCCACAGCAAACCTCGATGCCGGCGGAGTCATCTACGGCCTGCTCATCCAGTGTGAAAAGGGAACGATCCACATGCGACCCAGTGGTGAGATCTACATCTATCCCGGACCTGTGATTGAGCCGGAGAACGAGAAGCGTGCCTGGCAAAAGTTGTGGGTGGAGTCCTGGCATTTCACGCCCGAGCATCAGCTGCGACCGCTGAAGGACTTTGTCCATAGGGGAAACAAGCTACTACTGGAGGGATTCCTGGCGGCCATTGAGAAAGATGCCGAGCCACCTGCGAGCATGCGGACAGCAGGCTACATTACGGAAATCATCCAGGGTGCCTATGCCTCTCACCTTGCCGGAGGGAAACGTCTGGCCATTCCGCTGGAAGATAGAAAACATCCGCTGGAGGTGGCGTGACGCATCGCTTGATCCTGCAAGGCGATGGACAGTTATGTGGGCGATACCACGGTCTTGCCTGATGGGTCCCACTCCACGCCCAGCGCAAGGTTCTGTTCCTGCGGATTGGCCACCAGCCACTCCGCCACAGGAGTGGTGACGAGTTCTTCGATGCGGCGCTGCAAGGGGCGAGCTCCGTACACCGGGTCGAAGCCGCGCTCACTGACCACACGAATCATGGTATCACTGATGCGCAGCGAGATGCTGCGGTCACGCAACCCCTCGCGTTCTTCGAGGCTGGCGAGTTCGCGCCGGGCGATCTGTTCCACGGCCTCCTTGTTGAGCGGATCAAAGGTTACCACCTGATCCAAGCGGTTGAAGAATTCGGGACGGAAGAACTGGGTGACGGCTGCACTGTCCACTCGTGCGCCCTCTGTGAGGGCATCCGGTGTGAAGCCGGGCGCGCCACCTTTGCGTGTGCCCAGATTGGACGTCATGATGATGACGGTGCTGCGGAACCATGTGGTGCGTCCCAGGGCATCTGTGAGCCTCCCTTCCTCGAAGACATTCATCAGCGTGTCGAAGACCTCCGGGGATGCTTTCTCCACCTCGTCGAAGAGAAGCACGCCGAACGGATTCTGCCGCATGCGCTTCACCAGGTCGGAAGGCTCGCCGAAGGGATCTCCCAGCAGGCGGCGCGCGGCGTCGTAGCCGCTGTACTCGCTCATGTCGAGTCTCACGAGACGGTCGGTGGCCTTGCGATTGGGAAAGAGGTAGTCGCCGAGCAGCTTCGCGAGCTGTGTCTTGCCGGTCCCGGTGGGGCCGGTGAAAAGGAGCACGGCGAGCGGGCGATCCGGATCGTTCAGACCTGCCTTGAATTTCAAGACCGCCCGGCACACGGCATCTACCGCATGCGGTTGCGAGACAAGGCGCTCGCTGAACCAGCCCTGCAGCGCGGTAGGATTGAGCAGGCGGCTTTCGTCGAGCAGTTCCTCGGGTAAGCCCGTGGCTGCGGCGAAGCCACGCCGCACGTCGGTGAGGTGGACTACTCCTGCGCCGTGCTCCTGCGCCTTCGCCGCGGCATCGTTCATGTAGGTGAGCGGTGTGGCGGGAAACCCCGCATAGGGAAGGAAACGACGGCAAAGACGTCCTGCCTCACTCGCCGCTTCCTGGACGAACTCCAGGCGATGCTTCGCGCTGAGAGTCACGGCAGCGTGTTGCAGGATCGATTTCTCACTCTCTGCCGACAGCGCATCCAGTCTGACCATGCTGAAGGCATCGAGGAAGGATGGTAGAGTACGCTCACAGGCTTCTACCTCCTCTGGTGTGGCCTCCACCACCACGCGTAGCTCCTGGAATCGGAGATAAGGCACGAGAAAAGCGGCCAGACTGCTCTCAGGCGTGGTGCCGCCCAGGCGCATGAGTTCCTGCAGGCTCTCAATACACAGAACTCCATTCACATCCCGGATCTCGCGGATGACGTCCTCCAGTCTTTCCTGCCACTGGCCCAGCCAGCGCATACCGGCGATGATACGCGCGCCACTGGTAATCCAGAACCGATGCTCCTTCGCGCTGTCCTCCTCTTCTGTGGCCGTGAAGCGCGAGAGACGGCGGATGGCCTCCAGTAGTACTGCGCTCTTGCCACAACCGGACTTGCCCACGAGCAGGATGTTCCCGGTCTTCTGTGCCAGGCGGTTGGCAAGGTCATTGATGGGCAGTTCCCGCTCCAGGGGCCATGTACGCACAGTTCGCCGCAGCGCGACTGCATCAACCGGATCGGCGATCTGGACGAGGGAATCCGCTTCCATGCGAAATGCCCTCTCTTTTCGACGTCGGGGGCTGAATGAGATGGCATCCAACACACAAGGGCCGGGCGGGAGGAAGCGTAGCAGTTGAGCTGGTGTGAGCCCTTTCAGAGCTTGTCTCGCGTAGTGCAGCGCCATCTCATCGACACGTTCGCCACTGCTCACATCGAATTCGACATCGAGTCCCGGAATGAGCGCGCAAATCAGACCGCTTTCGCGTTTGCCCACCACGTAGGGAAGTCTCAGCGTCACCGGTTCGGCGCAGGGCACAACGCGCCTTCTGCCCGTGGGTCCGGGAGGGGTGGTGTATTCCGGCACGGCCTGAATTTTCACCGTGCGCAGGGTGGGCTCCAGAAAGTCCGGCTCCGGCAACGCGTCATTCTCGCTGCCGTCTACGCCACGCAGATAGTCCTTCAGCTCATGCAGCACGGCTCCACGCGAGGGGCCGCTTGCAGTTCCCGAGCTGGAGAGTTCATCCAGAAGGCGGCCGCTCCACAGGTCTTCGCGAGCCTGCCAGAGGACGAGGGGGTATCGATAGGTGCGCGGCATGTCAGACGGGATGATGATTGGGTGTATCAGGAATGGATGCCGGCTGGCCATAGCAGACTGCCATGGCCATGTCCCCTGTTTCCTGATTGGCGCCGGAGATCAGCAGTCCGGTACGCAGATCCAGCAGCCAGGCTCTGAAGTACAACCAGGTGATCTGATTTTCAGAGGACTCCGGAGGTGTCTCGCCGGTGCGCCAGGCCTTCACGGTGGTCAATTCGGATTGGGCCGTCCAACACGAGGCCTTCACACCGGTGGTCGCAGCCACCAGACCTTCCAGACCGGGGCCATCCACAATGCGAATGGCTTTTTTGTTGGAAACGAGAACCACTTCGGCCAAGGCTGCTCCGCACCATTCGAGCGACGCGACCTGGTTCTGCGGCCAGGCTTCGTCATCTTCTGTGACTTCCTCAATGTAAGCAAAGTTGTCGATGCCGATGGTCCAGGAACTCGTGTGCGCCATGGACTCGTGACAGACGGAGATCAGGTGGCGAGCCCTCCAGAGCAAGCGCAGCAGGCCAGCGTGGATCGCGTCCAAGGGCACTGCCTGATCCAATATCTCGGTGATGGCATGGTCAGCGAAGCGTTGCGAGATTAAGCGCTGGAGGAGATGCTCCACCACTTCGCGAGGCAGCACATGCAGCTTGTCCTTGGCGCGGACTGGCTCACCGGACTTTGCGCGTGACGTGGCAGCACGCTGGCGGGCGCGGTTCTCGCGTTCAAGTGTGTCCTCCAGCCGCTCGAGACCTTTTCGTATCACGGAGCATTCGTCACGGAGGCGGAAGTACCAGGCGCGTCGTCGTGAGATGGTCCCGTCCTCTTCTTGATCAAACTTCCAACCATCGAGGCGTTCCTCGGCTTCGGTAATCAAGTCCAAGGATTCATCGAGAAGATCCAGCATCTCATCAACGGTGATGGCGGCGGAAATGGTGAAGAGAAGGGGAGTCTGCTCCTGCGCCCTCAGGTCGAATGATAACGCTCCATCGATACCCATGGTCACCCTGGCCTTCAGCGCCTCCCCTGAGCCCACGGAAGCCATACGCGCAGCCAGCGGCTCGACCAGGAGTGTCTCCACGGCGCGACGTAGTGACCGGGCACCGTACGCTGTTTGGTGGCCCTTTTCTGCCAGGAACTGGATGGCATCGTCTTCCAGGGACACATCCACCTGCCGATCGGACAGGCCCTGCCGAGTCATGGCTCGCTGCGCCATGACTTGCGCCAGCTTCTCGATATCTTCCCGGCGAAGTTCGTGGAAGGGTACAATGCGATCCAGACGGTTGAAAAACTCAGGGCGGAAGAATTTCTCCGCAGCCTGTCGGTAGGCCTCGGCATCTTCCGTGGTGGCATGGCCAAAGCCGAGGCGTTGCCTGGACTGGCGGGCCCCGATGTTTGAGGTGAGGATGATGATGCAGTTGCAGAAGTCTGTGGTCTGTCCCTGTGCATCCGTGAGACGCCCTTCACCCAGCACTTGGAGCAGCAGATCGAAAACGTCGGGATGAGCCTTTTCCACCTCGTCGAAGAGCAGCAGTGTGAAGGGCTGGCGGCGTACGCGGGAGGTGAGCAGACCGCCGCGCCCCGGGCCGCCAATGAGGCGGATGGCCGCGTCATCACCGGTGTATTCGTTCAGGTCGAATCGAACCATGCGATCCTCACTCTGGAAGACTGTCTTCGCCAGCATCTTGGCGCATTCTGTCTTGCCCACACCGGTGGGGCCCAGGAAGAGCAGCGAACCCAGCGGGCGAAGAGGATCCTGCACTTCGGCTGACGCCATGAGGATGATGTCCATCATGGCCTCGACGGCGGCTGTCTGGCCCATGATGTTTCCAGAGAATCGCCAGCGGAGATCCTCCCGGCCGAAGGATTCGCCATCAAGCGATTCGCCCTTGAGCAACTCGAGACTG
The Roseimicrobium gellanilyticum DNA segment above includes these coding regions:
- a CDS encoding AAA family ATPase; this translates as MPRTYRYPLVLWQAREDLWSGRLLDELSSSGTASGPSRGAVLHELKDYLRGVDGSENDALPEPDFLEPTLRTVKIQAVPEYTTPPGPTGRRRVVPCAEPVTLRLPYVVGKRESGLICALIPGLDVEFDVSSGERVDEMALHYARQALKGLTPAQLLRFLPPGPCVLDAISFSPRRRKERAFRMEADSLVQIADPVDAVALRRTVRTWPLERELPINDLANRLAQKTGNILLVGKSGCGKSAVLLEAIRRLSRFTATEEEDSAKEHRFWITSGARIIAGMRWLGQWQERLEDVIREIRDVNGVLCIESLQELMRLGGTTPESSLAAFLVPYLRFQELRVVVEATPEEVEACERTLPSFLDAFSMVRLDALSAESEKSILQHAAVTLSAKHRLEFVQEAASEAGRLCRRFLPYAGFPATPLTYMNDAAAKAQEHGAGVVHLTDVRRGFAAATGLPEELLDESRLLNPTALQGWFSERLVSQPHAVDAVCRAVLKFKAGLNDPDRPLAVLLFTGPTGTGKTQLAKLLGDYLFPNRKATDRLVRLDMSEYSGYDAARRLLGDPFGEPSDLVKRMRQNPFGVLLFDEVEKASPEVFDTLMNVFEEGRLTDALGRTTWFRSTVIIMTSNLGTRKGGAPGFTPDALTEGARVDSAAVTQFFRPEFFNRLDQVVTFDPLNKEAVEQIARRELASLEEREGLRDRSISLRISDTMIRVVSERGFDPVYGARPLQRRIEELVTTPVAEWLVANPQEQNLALGVEWDPSGKTVVSPT
- a CDS encoding Gfo/Idh/MocA family protein, producing the protein MSKKYRVGIIGSTNKGNYGHGMDTAFQGVDAFELVALADDDPAGLAATGKRLGIARQYADYREMLGKEKLDIVGIGPRWLTQRVAMVTAAAEVGCHVFVEKPLAASLKDSDVMLAACERAKVKAMMAHQLHVLPPVRQAFAEIKSGKYGKVLRMYGQPSDDARGGGEELIVHGTHFFDLMVDLAGPPRWVSAHLAMGERDVTLADKREGREPIGPIAGDSCAVMIGFEHGVRGFWNSTANLDAGGVIYGLLIQCEKGTIHMRPSGEIYIYPGPVIEPENEKRAWQKLWVESWHFTPEHQLRPLKDFVHRGNKLLLEGFLAAIEKDAEPPASMRTAGYITEIIQGAYASHLAGGKRLAIPLEDRKHPLEVA
- a CDS encoding AAA family ATPase, whose amino-acid sequence is MKFTLTIPVCVDHYRDAHGITRFRARPVFAAAGAFKDEMDLREDRALAQLGGRLGRLLLETTVSPDHRDLLPWSFCPPTTSHLLKLRIELKKRSVDGAFFAVVFENAGRRLVHLSRGGLSFEWPSGTQLRDVATRILTAHFRQLEKEAEDAFDPSDWFSGGQPHVVHLPVALTGNQRLPIPGSRHASYIDDTPMDGERELHKVGRCLDRLYPQDLQRALLREAEVAQLWASFRRISVRTPMVVLVGRPKAGKTAIIHECVRKSLEAASTGRRGQYWLVSPQRVISGMSYLGQWEERWTAMLSSIRKDRHILVLDDLLGLFEAGRSSGSDLTLGHVLKARQEHEPIPVLAEATPEAWGRLREIDRSFASQFQVIHVREMGDDATLRILVRTMQELPPECNFSPEVLPEVIRLQQRFGRAKAFPGKAVEMLQALANTYKSATNSFQQDKATTASQVLEWFADRHGISLELLKGESLDGESFGREDLRWRFSGNIMGQTAAVEAMMDIILMASAEVQDPLRPLGSLLFLGPTGVGKTECAKMLAKTVFQSEDRMVRFDLNEYTGDDAAIRLIGGPGRGGLLTSRVRRQPFTLLLFDEVEKAHPDVFDLLLQVLGEGRLTDAQGQTTDFCNCIIILTSNIGARQSRQRLGFGHATTEDAEAYRQAAEKFFRPEFFNRLDRIVPFHELRREDIEKLAQVMAQRAMTRQGLSDRQVDVSLEDDAIQFLAEKGHQTAYGARSLRRAVETLLVEPLAARMASVGSGEALKARVTMGIDGALSFDLRAQEQTPLLFTISAAITVDEMLDLLDESLDLITEAEERLDGWKFDQEEDGTISRRRAWYFRLRDECSVIRKGLERLEDTLERENRARQRAATSRAKSGEPVRAKDKLHVLPREVVEHLLQRLISQRFADHAITEILDQAVPLDAIHAGLLRLLWRARHLISVCHESMAHTSSWTIGIDNFAYIEEVTEDDEAWPQNQVASLEWCGAALAEVVLVSNKKAIRIVDGPGLEGLVAATTGVKASCWTAQSELTTVKAWRTGETPPESSENQITWLYFRAWLLDLRTGLLISGANQETGDMAMAVCYGQPASIPDTPNHHPV